A window of the Lactuca sativa cultivar Salinas chromosome 7, Lsat_Salinas_v11, whole genome shotgun sequence genome harbors these coding sequences:
- the LOC111907416 gene encoding receptor-like serine/threonine-protein kinase SD1-8 yields the protein MFIFSLFFFYPFLSVAVDTITPTQPLTINQTLVSNGDVFELGFFNANNGSLYIGIWYKQIQQLTYVWVANRDTPITSSSGNLTIVDNGNMVLVDQVGTVVWSSNQPKKVVKTVAQLLDNGNFVLRPENDEKPENYIWQSFDYPTDTLLPEMKLGWDRKSGITRRLQSWKTSNDPATGDYSFKLDTSGFPELLTLKNETRIWRTGPWNGIRFSGVPQMVGVDIMQFELQDNSDEISYKFEMVNNSIYSRLVINSSGINQRLVWAKTTETWRVYWSFPGDCDHYGECGPFGVCDTTTAPFCNCLTGFQPKNKQLWDLRDRSDGCVRSSVLDCGSDGFLQLKNMKLPESWKAIVDEMKNLSECGEMCRKNCSCGAYANMNINGGGSGCVMWGVDLMDMRRYAGSQDGGQDIYVRAAASDLAPPPVAENTKSGSANSNHVGKVVGITMSACVVLIFILMLVYFKRKKTPTLITSMDREGPQGRTEDSLVNDEVILPNRRRDNRGKTTMDELELPLFDFTTLAIATNNFSKTNELGRGGFGPVYKGILKEGEVVAVKRLAKICDQGIEELKNEVQLIAKLQHRNLVRVLGCCIEVEEKLLIYEFMENKSLDMYLFFGKEESMKLNWKIRFEIIRGIARGLHYLHHDSIPTIVHRDMKASNILLDKEMKPKISDFGIARIFGRDQKEAQTKIVIGTYGYMSPEYMMNGSFSRKSDVFSFGVLILEIVSGKRNRGSSNTDSQLNLLAQAWNLWNERRALELLDESIGTKFSINEVLRCIQIGLLCVQELPKDRPKMSEVMLLLSSETVGMSPPKHPGFFFRNENLEPETSSKKDDSMTVNQITLTVIEPR from the exons ATGTTCAtattctctctcttcttcttctacccTTTTCTCAGTGTAGCCGTTGACACCATCACACCCACACAACCCCTAACCATCAATCAAACTCTAGTCTCTAATGGTGATGTTTTCGAGTTGGGTTTCTTCAATGCAAACAACGGTAGTTTGTACATAGGAATTTGGTATAAACAAATTCAGCAGCTAACGTATGTTTGGGTAGCTAATAGAGACACCCCCATCACTTCATCATCCGGGAACCTAACCATCGTCGACAACGGCAACATGGTGCTGGTAGATCAAGTGGGAACCGTCGTCTGGTCATCAAATCAACCCAAAAAGGTGGTGAAGACGGTGGCGCAGCTTTTGGACAACGGTAACTTTGTGCTTCGACCGGAAAACGATGAGAAACCGGAGAATTATATTTGGCAAAGCTTTGATTATCCGACTGATACTCTATTACCGGAGATGAAACTGGGGTGGGACAGGAAATCTGGAATTACTCGGCGTTTGCAGTCGTGGAAGACGAGCAATGATCCGGCGACTGGTGATTATTCTTTTAAACTGGATACCAGTGGCTTCCCGGAGCTTCTAACATTAAAAAACGAAACAAGAATTTGGCGAACTGGGCCGTGGAATGGGATAAGGTTTAGCGGCGTACCGCAGATGGTGGGGGTGGATATAATGCAGTTTGAATTACAGGATAATTCCGATGAGATCAGTTATAAGTTTGAAATGGTGAATAATTCTATCTATTCACGATTGGTTATAAATTCTTCTGGTATTAATCAAAGATTGGTTTGGGCTAAAACAACAGAAACCTGGAGGGTGTACTGGTCTTTCCCCGGTGATTGCGATCACTATGGTGAATGTGGTCCGTTCGGCGTTTGTGACACAACGACTGCACCATTCTGCAACTGTTTGACCGGATTCCAGCCAAAGAACAAACAATTATGGGATCTCCGAGATAGGTCCGATGGGTGTGTTCGGAGCTCCGTATTGGATTGTGGGTCGGATGGATTTCTGCAATTGAAGAACATGAAGTTGCCGGAGAGTTGGAAAGCGATTGTTGATGAGATGAAGAATTTGAGCGAGTGTGGTGAGATGTGCAGAAAGAATTGTTCTTGTGGTGCTTATGCTAATATGAATATCAATGGAGGCGGGTCGGGTTGTGTGATGTGGGGAGTGGATCTTATGGATATGAGACGATATGCTGGTTCTCAAGATGGAGGACAAGATATCTACGTTAGAGCCGCAGCTTCTGATTTGG CTCCACCGCCGGTAGCTGAAAATACCAAAAGTGGCTCCGCCAACAGCAACCACGTTGGTAAGGTTGTCGGCATTACCATGAGTGCCTGTGTGGTGCTCATATTTATTCTGATGCTCGTCTACTTCAAGAGGAAGAAAACACCAACCTTGATAACATCAATGGATAGAGAGG GTCCACAAGGAAGAACCGAAGATTCCTTAGTAAATGATGAGGTTATTCTACCAAATAGAAGAAGAGATAACCGTGGCAAAACAACTATGGATGAACTTGAATTACCCTTGTTTGATTTTACAACACTCGCTATTGCAACAAACAACTTCTCAAAAACAAATGAACTTGGGAGAGGGGGGTTCGGGCCTGTTTACAAG GGTATATTAAAGGAAGGTGAAGTTGTAGCGGTAAAAAGACTCGCAAAAATTTGCGATCAAGGGATTGAGGAACTTAAAAACGAGGTTCAATTAATCGCGAAACTCCAACATCGAAATCTTGTTCGGGTATTGGGTTGTTGCATTGAGGTGGAAGAGAAGTTGCTGATTTATGAGTTTATGGAAAACAAAAGTCTTGATATGTATcttttttttg GAAAAGAGGAAAGCATGAAACTTAATTGGAAGATCCGATTCGAGATTATACGTGGGATTGCACGAGGGCTTCATTATCTTCATCACGATTCAATACCTACAATTGTCCATCGAGATATGAAAGCAAGTAATATTTTGCTTGATAAGGAAATGAAACCGAAGATATCAGACTTTGGTATCGCAAGGATTTTCGGAAGGGATCAAAAAGAAGCACAAACAAAAATAGTGATTGGAACATA TGGTTATATGTCACCTGAATATATGATGAACGGGAGTTTCTCAAGAAAATCAGATGTTTTTAGTTTTGGGGTTTTGATTCTCGAGATAGTAAGTGGTAAAAGGAACAGAGGATCATCCAACACAGATAGCCAACTTAACCTTCTTGCACAA GCATGGAATTTATGGAACGAGAGGAGAGCTTTAGAACTATTAGACGAATCTATTGGAACCAAATTTTCAATAAATGAAGTGTTGAGGTGCATACAAATTGGACTCTTATGTGTTCAAGAACTACCAAAAGATCGACCTAAGATGTCAGAAGTAATGTTGCTATTGAGCAGTGAAACTGTGGGAATGTCACCACCAAAACATCCTGGATTCTTCTTTAGGAATGAAAATCTTGAACCAGAAACTTCAAGCAAAAAAGATGATTCCATGACCGTAAATCAAATAACACTAACGGTAATAGAACCTAGATAG